The genomic stretch CGTCGCTGGCAGGGCGTTTGCAACGACTCGGTCCACCATGAAAAACAATCAATATCGGACCTTCGCCCTCGGCTGCTTCGTTTGCCTCTTGGGACTCTTCGCCTTCACAGGATGCCGGACCATGGACGGGCTCGGGCAGGACGTGGAGCGCGCCGGCGAGAGCATCCAAGACGCGGCCGATCGTTGACCGAGCAGCGACTTCCGGATCGACCGAGCAGGACGGACTCGCGACGGCGGTCCCGGCGATACGTTGAACTTCGAGATGTATTGCCGGAGTATCGTCTTCCTCGAAGGAACGATCGTCCGACCTCCCGACCATGAAGATATTCTCGTGCCCCGAATGCGCGCAGGTGGTGTTCTTCGAAAATCAGTCCTGTGTGCGCTGTGGTAGCCTACTCGCGTTCGTCCCCGAGAAGCGTGCTATGCTCGCGCTCGAATCCGAACCCGTGGATCCGACGGCGGCTTCCCCCCGACATCGCGTGCGGTCTCGGGATGGTTCGGCGGCAGCGGGCGGGCTCGCGGCCGTGTCGTTGTGCATCAACCGGGTGCGATACGGCGTGTGCAACGGTGTCGTGGAAGACGCATCGACCGACTGTCTGTGTTCATCGTGCCGCTTCACGAAGATCGTGCCCGATCCCGGGAGTCCGGAGGTCGTGGAAAAATGGATACGACTGGAGGGTGCGAAACGACGGTTGCTCTACGCGTTCGACACGCTCGGATTGGACGTGCGTCCGCTCAACGAGGGCGAGCCCGGCGGGCTCTCGTTCGCGTTCCTGCAACCTTCGGAGGACGGTGCACGCGTCGTGACCGGGCATGCGGACGGTTTGATCACGGTCGATCTGAGCGAGGCGGACGAGGTCCATCGGGCCAAGACGAAGTCCGACCTCGGCGAGCCGTATCGCACGCTTCTCGGCCATTTGAGGCATGAAAGCGGACACTACTTCTGGGATCGTCTCGTGAGGAACGACGGAGGTCTTCTCGGGACGTTTCGCGGTCTGTTCGGAGACGAACGGGCGGACTACGCCGCCTCGCTCGACCGCCACTACGCGCACGGCGCACCGTCGGGCTGGGAGCAGACGCACGTGAGCGCGTACGCGACCATGCATCCGTGGGAGGATTGGGCGGAGACGTGGGCGCACTATCTCCACATCGTGGATACACTGGAGACGGCGTCCGCGTACGGTCTCGCGTTGCAGCCGCACGTGGTCGGGGGATCACCTGCGGAGCACCTCGCCGTCTCGGATTGGTCGCCTTCCGACTTCGACGATCTCTACAAGGCATGGGTGCCGGTGACGATGGCGCTCAACAGCTTCAACCGCGGCATGGGGCTCTCGGACCTGTATCCTTTCGTCTTGGCGGCTCCGGCCGTCGAAAAGCTCCGTTTCGTGCACGCAGTCGTGCGCGGTGCGGCC from Opitutales bacterium ASA1 encodes the following:
- a CDS encoding putative zinc-binding peptidase codes for the protein MKIFSCPECAQVVFFENQSCVRCGSLLAFVPEKRAMLALESEPVDPTAASPRHRVRSRDGSAAAGGLAAVSLCINRVRYGVCNGVVEDASTDCLCSSCRFTKIVPDPGSPEVVEKWIRLEGAKRRLLYAFDTLGLDVRPLNEGEPGGLSFAFLQPSEDGARVVTGHADGLITVDLSEADEVHRAKTKSDLGEPYRTLLGHLRHESGHYFWDRLVRNDGGLLGTFRGLFGDERADYAASLDRHYAHGAPSGWEQTHVSAYATMHPWEDWAETWAHYLHIVDTLETASAYGLALQPHVVGGSPAEHLAVSDWSPSDFDDLYKAWVPVTMALNSFNRGMGLSDLYPFVLAAPAVEKLRFVHAVVRGAADAGGATAERGAS